The genome window aggtataaaacaaaaatattgttcGACTGATCCAGCTTCATCCTTCACCATACttagctaaaatatggaaatagcGAATTCTACCTATATCTATCTGTCTGTATTGTCCAATAAAACTAATCTATCTATAAATGTTCGCCCCCAACATTCACACAAACTACAATTTTCTCTGTTCTAAAAAAAGAGCAACTTCATGCATTTACATACCATTGCaatcaaaaatattgttttaaattgcaCACCCAATCTGTCTGAAGAGTAATCAatataaaagaaacaaaagttaaggtggaaaaatattcattataatatattatatataatataataaaatatgaaaagtaaTTGAAATTGGGTGCTGCAATGCAACAATAATGTAACTTACAATAATTGAAAACTTTATTTTCcactaaataataaaaatgaattttagcaGTGGCCGGCCAGATgacattatatttattttaggtAATATAGTAGTTATTTAATTACAAGTGACTGTTAATACAGGACGGTTGATACATGTGTGCACTTATTCCCATGTAAACAATAACACAttgttgattattattattattatttttgttttgtttccaacaACATCCATGCCACTCCTCTCATTGATTATAACCATATAAACTACATCACATCATCGTTTAATAATTAAACAAGAAGAGGCCATGGTTCGGGTGTTGcgatgtgattggctggctgttcaaaatgcatgaataatttcttttgtgtgtgtgtgtgtgtgtgtgtgtgtgtgagtgtgagtgtgtgtgagtgtgtgtgagtgtgtgtgagtgtgtgtgagtgtgtgtgagtgtgtgtgtgagtgtgtgtgtgtgtgtgtgtgagtgagtgagtgagtgtgtgtgtgtgtgtgtgtgtgtgtgtgtgtgtgtgtgagtgtgtgtgtgtgtgtgtgtgtgtgtgtgttgttaccCCGCAGAAACTTTGTGATGAGTTGTAAAGATGGAGAAAACAatcggatggacggatggaagAGGGGGGAGAGGCAAGAGATGCGTGCATCCGTACGCCCACGTGTTTGTCTGTAGAGAGAACCCACACAACAAACGTGTAATACATGCCCGCGCGCGTACATGTGTCCTCGGGGAGGCGAGCGCTCACCAGCTGACAGCGTGCAAACTCCCACTCGGGGGGCCATCCAACACCTCGGCGCATGCACGGACAAAAGCCGGCAGACAGGAAAGCACGCTCCACGCCGAGACTGGTTCGAACGAGGCAGGTCTTCATGGCACtagataagaaaaatatatatttaaaaaatgaacacatgaataagtgcattttaaaaagaaattaaaggAATACCAAAATAAATTAACTGAAAGCAACAGCGTGACATATTTGCTTTTTCAAGCCCCCTCAACACACACCCCTGCACACACAACATATGGTGATCGAGCACGTGTGATGTTTGTTTATTGTAAATGGACCAAGAGAGATCAGATGTTGAATGTACCGTTAAAACTAATGGAATAGAGATGCCCTTTGGGAACCATATATACACTACATGTATTATCTCTTGGGCCTCTTACAGAGAATAAAGCATTGTCAACACAATAAACCCGAATACACAGTGGAAGGAAATTCGATTGATTTATAAAGCATTTAGAAActtggtaaataaataaataattacatgGACTATTGGAGAGCATCAATAAAACAAGGCCAGGGAACATGTTTAATTTTTACTTTGAGACTAAAACCACAGATtttaatttcacaaaaaaatgaagtgtacaattttaaatgttaaaactaATGTAAAAAGGTGAAGACAAAATATGTTGGACATAGAGCTTTAAGGGTCTTTTTTACCCGTTGTTCATTAAAACAAACTTTCTTTGGAAGAGTTGCACCATGGTGCCAGTTTAATTcgattctattaaaaaaaatacaatcctgTACAATGCTAGCATTCAAAGACATATTGCTACTAACTTCACGCAcgttattttttgcattaaagaATGAAAACAATTCTACAACAAAAGAGAATGTTCAAATTTAGTTTTACGAATTCTGTAGTTTTAAGTAAACAATATCTATAATATGATagcatgttatatatatatatataacatgctATCATATTATAGATATTgtttacttatatatatatatatatatatatatatatatatatatatatatatatatatatatatatatatatatatatatatgaaaacatACTATCATATTATAGACATTGTTTACATTGTACTGGCTGTAAAGGgaacatgtataaaaaaataattaacacaGAATTCATTAAGCAAATTAAAAGCAAAGAcatcttttccatttttatttttattaatttccaAAATCACATAAACAATAAGTGGCAAAATTATAactttgtatatttatatatataaatatatatatataaacaataaCAAATCAGGAAGAAAGCAATAAATATACATGTCAGTTAATCTCATCCAGTGAAAGCAAAAAGACACCTATACAAAATGagccaagttaaaaaaaaaggctgcaaTGATAGCTACATTAAAGGCTCTATGGGTAGAATTGGCAGTACTATGCTACAAGCAAGCAAAgatatattttgttgttgtgtggaATTAAGTCATTTGACAAGCCCTTGGCTCACAGGCTACGCATTATTACATTATTAAAGTGCACATGGTGAACTTTTAAAGTTGCAAAACAAAAGTCATGATCCTAAACATGATGAAAATACAAATTAGTGGAAGACGGGTCAGGTTTTTGTGGGGGTTGAAGAGAAATGGCGTTGAGACCTGGCAACCTCAAATTGGCATGAACCAAATTATGTCACATAGGAAttattgttaaaaatgtttgaagAAAAATTTGGTTGACACTGCAGGGTCTTCTTATGTGGTGGTAATATACTGTATCTATTTTCTGATTCAGATTTTAGAAAGACGCTGCGTGGATCTCGTCCTCCTCCACTATCATCTCATCTGAGTCACTAAAATGGGACTGTGGGGAAAATTCGCCATCGCTGCGGGGTGAGTCAACTGGTCCCTCAGCGCCTGTCGCCGCAGGGGAGCCCATGTTGTCTTCCACCTGTAAGGTGGGGAAAGAGGGTTCGTCGAAGGCGGCTCGCAGCGATATGGCATCGATATGCGCGGCCAGCTGACCCTCAGCACAATGGATCCTTGGCTGGGGGGGCGATCGTGGAACCCCGCAGTCGAAtcccgctgtgggtgcaggcaTGGGGTCGCTATTTGATGGGTTGGAGGTGGACGACGACGGAGGCTCTTCCAGGAGCTCCGAAAGGGCGTTGATGTAAATCTGCGCCATTTGCAGCGTCTCGTACTTGGACAGCTTCTTGTCATTGTCCAGCGCCGGAATAACATTGCGGAGGGCGTCAAAGGCGTGGTTCAGGCCATGCATGCGTCGTCGCTCCCGGGCGTTAGCGGCGACGCGCCTTTGCCGCTGCACGCCATTGCCGGCCTTGCTGGACGGTGCCCTCTGTCGGGTGGACGCATCCTGCTCGACCCCGGTGACCACCAGGCCCTTAAGGCGGCACAAGTCCCGGACTTTGAGCGAGCCGTTACCCGATTTTCgcaaactgggagggctgacttGACCCACAGAGCCCGGCGAGTCACTCTCTGAAACAGGAAAATGACATTCGTTAATAATCACATTGGGATGACTTCAACTACAGTAATTGTGTGGCGTTTTCCGACCGCAGTGAAGTACATGTCAAATAAAGACTACATGGGTGACAATCTCACTAAAAGCACTTAATTTTTACCAATTTAATCCCACTCACTGGAATTCCTAGTCAAATCATTACAACTCAATTAACTTCTTCCTTGTCTCTCTATTTGTAAATTTTCCATTTCATGGAACTATCCATGGCCAGTTTAGATCATTTTGTAAGTGTTCTGTCACACTAAATGAAAGTTTTGCATAACTCCAAATTGGTATGGAACATTGCACTTGAATTTCAAGGAATATCCAATTCCTCGGAAAGCACCATCCAGCCTAGTCTTAATTGTCTAATTTTCTAGCTTCCAGGGACTTCTGATTTTCCTAATTTTCTCAATAGGACTCACAAATGTAATTTCCAAACTTCATTTCACAAAATGAGCCCAATAAACTTTTAACCTTACGCCTGAATTTCCAATTTTCCACGCACCGCACAAACACCCAAACACACCTTGCTTCGTGTAAAGATGAGTTTCTAAAACTTAATAACTGTGCCTCATCAATTATTTCAAGATGCTATCTTAACTTTTCCTTCTCAAATATGAATCCCACTTGCAAATGAGCcgtaggaaaaaaatgcataaatgtacagacattgaaaataTCTCACCATTATAAGAGCCGGTGCTGGAGTAGGGGGAATGTTCCAGGTAATCCGTCGAAGAGTCGCGTGTATCGCAGGCGGCCGAAGTCTGCCCCGGAGCGAGCCAGTCGCGTGGGTCACTTTCACAGCTCGCCCCCTTTGCGCCCTGACACCAGTCTGCCACGCTTAGGACGTCCATGTTTCCCTCCCACGCGGCGCAAATAATTCCGTCAGGTGCTTGTGGTCTTAAAAACGAACGCTTTGGCTTGTTTTTGGCTGCGTGAGGAGGACCGCGGGTCGCGTGTCTCTGGTGTCTGGAGACGCGGCGTCCGCTTAAAAGGTGGCACGCGTCTCGCAGCCCCCCTCCCCGCTCAGGTCGCGTGTAGTCGACCAATAAGAAGATGAGAAAACGAACAAGGGGGAGAGAATGACCAAAGGAGACGTTCAACACCCCCATCGCAAAGTTAGGCGGTGTATAAAATCATTATCAAAGTTTTTTGCCCCCCTTTTGTAGCAAAGAAGTTGACCTCCCACCCCCATCCAATAAATACACACGTGCACGGTGAATCGTGTCATGTGCCAGCATGAAGGGAATGGatgcaataaataaaacaactttttgaACTTTTGCATGTCTGCAACCTTTTGTCGTTTTATACAAAAGTGCACAATACAATGCCGGCTTTTAACAAGACGATGATTAGATGTGttgtttgattgattgattcatttcctgaactgcGTATCCTTACAAGGGCCGTGGGGTGTGCTGGGGCCTATTCTAGCTATGATgtttgaggaaaccggagtacccggagaaaacccacgcaagccgagggaaaacatgcaaactccacacagtgaggaccaccctgcgatcgaaccctcaacgccagaactgtgagggcgacgcCCTAAACACTGTATTGATTTGCCTGTATTGATTCATCTCGCTTAGAAATTTTTAACAGCTAGGTAAAGGTTTTCCAAAGTCATTGGCAAGACAAAATATAACCCCAAATGTGTGGAAATCCACATGGGACACATTGAAATTTTTTATACAAATATGCATAGACTCAGACATAGACTCATTCAGATAACTTAtttgttaatacattttttaaaaaaaacagctaattGTAACATGCATATGGCCAGCAGTGGTTTCATGTGCATATGAAGTTGAATTTGAAAAAGGATCAGCGACAAAAGGTCAACaggtttatgtaaaaaaaaacagagtaaGCCAAGAGTAGGAAACAAGTCCAAAACAACCCAAGCCAATTTCCTACAAAACACAGAGACAAGACAACACAAGAATAGGAAGAAGAaaatcaaacacaaacaaacaaaccaaatatGCATCTAGCGAAGAATAGCAGAAAACGGCACAAGATTTCAATTTGGCAATGGCAACTAGCAAGGAAATATACCAAGAACCTGCGAAATGTTGCTAAAATGGTGAGAccaaagtaataataaaaatagatcTGATACTGCAATTGTACCAATGGATATTGTGATTCACGTGTTACGAAGTTTGGAAAGGTGTTCCAATGTCACAGAGTTTGACTAtgataaatacaatttttaaactAACACGTGGGATGTGTGATGCAGAGGGCACACAAACACTTCCTGAGTCTTGCACAcactctctctttctatctCCATTCGGCCACCGTCTCCAATTTCACTCTGCTTTTGTCGCACAGGTCTTTTGATCCCAGCCTCGGAACGCCCAGCGAGGCTGTACAGAATGCTTCGGAAACACGAGCTAGGTTTAATGACACACGTGTGTTATAACCGGTGATGGTGCAAATCAATGTAATCGTCACATTGAAGAAGGAAACAGTGTAAATGAGCGATCAAAGGACCAAACTTTAAAGTGCAATGGGATCAGTCGTGCATCTACTAATACCGTGTTATTTAGCCTAAGTGTAGCACGCTCAATTAAGGATGTTGAATACAGTACCATTGTGATTACTGACCACTGTGCCTTGGCAGTTATTTACTAAAAACACTGTATCAACCTTTGCAGAGAAACATCTGAACAACTCAATGCTCTTTCTTCTGAAAGAAAGAGTAATTCACTTTTCTGCCCACCTGTTGCCATTCATTTAGTGAAATATGTTCAATTAAATAAACTTGCAAGATCATCCTCAAAGTATTGAACTGATTGCAACGTGACTTTGGATCCCCTCTCATCTGAGCAAGTAAAATCACCACAATCAATATCCCTGACTAAATAAGTGAGTAATTACAGCCACACCCTAAAAAGTCTGAATGACTATAAAATCAGCAAAGGTAAATTTTTTGAAATCCCCAGACAGtttaatatcatttaaaaattcaCTTTGCAGCTTTACCTTTAAAATAAGCAgagctgaaaatgttttatcaCTTACCTCCACACAATAAATACTTTTTCTAACAAACCAGGCTAAATTTTGGCCCGACGATAAGTGAGAAATTGTACCCATAGCCACTACTGGACAGGGCTCTGATGTTATGCAataaaaagagaagaaagatTCATTTGTGAAATACAATGGGATTAGATGAGTTAAGACAAATGTATTTGTATAGCACTGGCCAACGCGGCCAAAGTGGTTTACATAACAAGAAAattcaaattataaaataaaaaggaattaaGTCACATTTATATTAAGACAATCAAGAACAGACTATTGAAACAGGAAATagaaattaaaacacaaataaatggatgaaaagcaAAAGTCAATTGTGGAATTGAATAATCACTGCAGGTATGAATGGGCTAACCAACAGCATTTTTAGTCCTGATTTAATAACGCTAACTGTTTGAACACACCTCAGCTCTTCAAAAGGTGACGGAGACATTACCTAAACAGACTTGCCAGTCAACAGTAGTAAACAAGAACACAAACAACCCTCAGCATTCGCAATCGcacccatgcatgttttgggatgtgggaggcaaATAGAGTagatacctggaaaaaaaaaaacccagacgGGCTCAGAGATAGAACGCAAACCCTGGGATTGAAGCCTTGATTTCAAAACTGTGATGTGACATGCTGACCACAAATATGCAATATTATATCCATATTTATGCAAACCTGCTCTATTAAGATTGTGAAACAGTGCAATAGCTGATGAATGTGACTTAGTAAACCCAAATGGACATGCAATGCATATATACCTGTTCCAAGCAACAGGGTTCCAACCCTCTACTTTTTATTCATGCATCCATCACAAGGGGCGTCGGTCTGGCGCCGAGCGTTCGCCCCCTCTCTCCACCTACACGCCCCCTGTCCAATGGGGCCGGACTGAGCTCCTGAGGCTACCGACAGGTTGGATATTGTAGCCGGCCATTATTAAAGTGTCGCGGTCACAATGGAGACTCTATGTTCTATTGGTCATGCCTGTGGGGGGTGCCTCGTCTTTAGAAGGGGATGAGAGAAGTGTTGGGGGGGAGCATCCCTCATTCCAGCACTGGGGAGAAGAGTCTGCATGCTGCTGCTCCTCATGCTCGTCTCCGGGGAGACCGCAACGTGACAGGCACGCGGCTGGAGTGAGGAGGCGCACGAGAGGAACCTCAAACCTGCCTTGTGCTTATTGTAGTTCGGCCTTCAAGGGGCTGCACATCCACACAATACGCCCATGCGTTTGTCTGAATGAAAACGGGAGCTGTTTAACCATTTAACTCaatgattaattcattttacgtaacgcttatcctcacaagggtcgcaagggtgctggagcctatgccagctcaCTTTGGGgagtaggcgggggacacccctgaattgcaaggcacaaggaaactaacaaccattcatgctcacactcatacctagggacattttagagtgtaaaaccagcctaccatgcattttttttgggttgtgggacaAAATTGCAgaacccacagaaaacccatgcaggtcagggagaacatgcaaactccacccagaacGGTCTGAACCCATCGGGGATTGAAACCTTGATTTCCAAACTATGAGGCggccgtgctaaccactcttaccATGGTCTGCCTTACCTAAATCAATAAGATCAAATATTCATAATGATAAAGCAGAATTGTAGTTCTCTTAAAAATAATTCCTCAAGTTTGAAAAGTACATTTAACTGTCACCTTAATAAATCCAGATTAAatgtaactaaaataaatgcaaacattttcatgtattttcttcttttaaaatatGAGTATAGctttcaaggaataacatttgaaaatatgaattgtttatacctctctgtgtcaaaaagtttccagacccctggtctaaaataaaacatctaTAGAACTTCATATACTTGCCTTTGCTGACATCTTGTGGTTCATCATCTCCTCAATCCAGTGCTGTAATACATATTCAAGCATTAAAGGGGACCAAATACAGACACCCTCattataaaaacgacattaaCAAACCCACTGTAGAAAACCAGTTTATTAGACAAATTATACACAGAAAGCGTTGCCACCTGTAACAGAGGCCCCAATTTGTTCAGATTTTTAATAATATGCAACACATACAACAAAATAGGCCTATCTTAAATACTGTACaacatatttcctttttttgttgttgtaaatgttATTTTGGAAAATTGCCAAGTAAAATATGTAGTTCTATATGAGAAATTAACATAGAAAATATCAACAAATGATGGCTAGAGTAAGTTTGTGCATGCTTCTTTTTCATgaaggactttttttttgttatttagccAGCAAAACCAACAGAaccccccctccaaaaaaaaaaagaaaaaaggaccaGCCACAACTACCCACGAAAAGGATATCAAATTCAACTGAAAATGGTTCAAGCAAAGGGGcatttacatatttatgttaCTCATGTAAAGCAGTTTCCCAAACTTGTCATCGGCACCCAAAATCTGTCAACTATTTAtgtattcaaatattttgtctAGCCGACtgcaaaatatttgaaataggtCTTAAGTCATTATTTATGTTGCAGTAAATTGAAATGATTGCTATTGCAATACATTTCAGGAGGAATACTCTTGGGTGCTGAATTGGCGAAAGTTTAAGAAGCGCTGTACGTAATAAgtgttacaaaaaataaaaacagtggcCTCTTCAtgacagttttctttttgtataaCAAAAATAGCATTGGCatgtaaaatatacattttttccattaataatgttttttatttatactaAATAAAACTCTTAGTAAATGTTTGCGTCCTATTTTGCCATTCATTAGCCATATTGCAGCCTaacattataagaaataaaacacctAATAACATTTGCTCCTAAAACACTGTTGCTTGGACTGACTTCTCTATGCACAATGTTTTtagttaactaaaaaaaatgctctaaaCAATCATATCAATTAAGTGTCAGTGAAAACCAGGTGGTTTCCAATTGAACCCTCTCCCCTGAAATACTGTTCTGCATTTCCTCTTTCACAATTAAAATGCACCTTAACGGTGTTGTTGGAAATAATTGGCACTTTAAAATCAAGTTATAGAAAGAATACACTTTACATTAGAACAAGAGAAGATATTCTGAATTAATCTGCCATTTGGTGTTTTCTGCTaaatgaggacatttgtggATGGAGTGGCAGTTGTGAAAGACTAAATTGGCGTATAAGGCCTGCTCTGAAAATGCTGTAGCGGTGGCATCTCCTCAACACAAAACCCATTGCACTACTCGTTGCTGATAAGAAATGGATTATCGAGTCAAAACAGAACCTTGGAGAATTATGCTTTACTACGCCATTGaaacgaaagaaaaaaatgtaagattTGAATGACGTGTGACGCAAAAAACAGACTACAACACTCGTTTAAGTAGTTCAAACAAGTAGACAGCTTGGaaatatgtctttttttgtatttactgACCCAAACACATTCCACGTGTTAATTTCTTTTCTGAAAACAAACCTCATAAAAAGACATATAGTAAGCATTGAAATTCTTTCtattagatatattattttgtttttttttctccttccctATTACCTTTTTGAAGAGTCTGTCAAAAGATCTCACcatgaatttgaaaagcagaTAACACAGTAGGTAccatgaggaaaaaataaaattaggtcAGCTCCACATACAATCACTTACAGGTCTTTGGGCACTGGTACAGTGCAGTGGGATTCACATGGCGTCTTCAATGCGCATTCAAGAATGGACGTGTTGATTTTCAGGCTGACACATCAAAATgaccaagtcatttttttgcacagCGTCATTCAAATGGACTCTCAAGGGAGTTTTGAAGGACATGAGGAAAGTTTTTGACTCCGTGCCCTTGTTCCCGACTTGGGTCCTCTTGATCCATTGTGTTGAGCTTATTTTAAGAGATGATGGGACATTTTGTAGTACTCCTAAGGATTGAGAGTGACTATAGATTGTTTAGACTTGTTGTTTTTGGGCTCGAGCACCACCAAAGTCTAGCTGGGGTAGCAGTAAAAGTGTTCAGATGTTTTTCAGGCAGGCAGCCTTCATGTTAGGGACCAAAAGATCAAACACACCCTCAAAAGAACACTGCCTCCTAACAATTACAAGATCACtacaaataaagcaaaaaatatcACTCTGTGGACCCTGTCCAATGTGCACCATTAGCTAGTGTCCGAGCAGAACCCCTGCACCTCCTGCCTCCTCATATAAAATTGAATCATCTAAGCAGAAATTGAAAACATAAAATTTCCTATGTACATAGATGTCTATGCGCCGAGTTTTGATCTTAGTAATGTTTGATTTACAACCCCATTAAGTTTGAACTCACCCCTATCGATCTTCTTACCAAATCATTCTCTAAACAATTACTTAAATGGATGTGCCTCTGTCTGGATCGTTGCCATAACCGAAGTTAGGTCCCGGACCCGTGGGCTGGTAGGGGATAGAGGACATTGTCTTAATGGGGCTGCGGAAGAAACCACCGTTGGGGGCCCTCTGCCTAAAAGGGCCGACCCCACTAGTTCGGTGGTCCTGGAGGATGCCTCCCGGACCGCCGCCGCCAAAGCCGGCGGAGAACCCGGCCACGGCTTTTGCGGACAGGTTGCGGCTGAGGGTCTGAATTTGTTCGGGGATGAAAGTGGTAGTGGTGATGTGCGTGTTGCGGAAGTCGCTTATCTGCTCGAGGGCTTGGCGGGCGGCGGGCAGTGCGTCCATGTCGAGGGGAGTCAGATCGACGGAAGAGGTGGAGAATTGCTTGTGGGGGCTTTCATCCTCTGTGCACAGGCTGTTAACCCGGCGGTGTAGGTGCTCCAAGTCGATCTCCTTATCGTCCTGTAGACGAAGAGGGGGACCAAGGGAAGGAGTAGGATGGAAAACAGAAAGCCGTGACAGTTGATGGTCCAAAAAGAGTAGATGAATGTAAATGGGAAGATTTTAAGAGATTTAAAGAAAATTTCCGAACAAACGGGGAGCATGTGAAGGCCAAAATGAAAGATTTGATCATGTAAATAATTGAGATGAGTTAAACGGAAATTGGTTGTTGAAAACGAGGAATCACAAAAAAAGACGAGGGTGGGATGTGTTCCAGGTGTCATCCATTTGacaagtaaaaatgaataacaaccaTACCGACAGGAAATCGGCAAGAGGTGAGTAAGACACCATCGGCACGATGCCAATGTGGTTACAGAGGATGAGTATCCACATATGAAATCACAATCATTAGGTGTAGGATGAACATGACGTGGTGACCATGAGGGTTTAATGTCAAGAAGGAGAAAGGGAAGATGGAGGGAGGGATAACTGTGGTCAGGATACTGAGAAAAAAGAGAGAGCGTAACATACATACACTTCTACAAAGTCTCTAAAGGGAGTGCAGAACCTGGAATACTGGGTCAAAACACGCACTTTTGCTGCATGCTTTGCGATTCCAGCGTGAACACCAACTACATATATGTACACAGGTAAATCTTATTAAAATGATTCAAAGGCAGGAAATACTTAACACTGCTAACCACAACCACTTCATCTGAGAGTCCACATTGAGACCGACATCTCGTTTTCATGTGGATGCCTTTGAGTTTCACAAATTGCATCTAAATTTATTGATTAAGTGATTCATACAGTGGAACCTCCAATCAAACTCCCCAAAGTTGTGGAAGGAAAAAGATGACTTTACTAGTAATCAGAAATTGTCAACAATTCTTGAAAGACTTCAGCTAAGCgcatttccagttttttttgacaCCACCGATGTCTGAATAAATGAGTGTAATTCTCAAACTATAAACTGCCACCCTTTCCCTTTGCTTTGAACCGTTGGCTTGTAGTCTATTTATGCATTTGTCTAGGCTAATGAAGTACATTTCTTTTGGCATAAGGGTCTCATAAATACGACATGGAACGGTTGCAGTGTCTGTGGTGATAGTTTTCCTATTAAATTTGGTGGTTGGGATTTATAGTTACGTGTGCCTGATAGTAAAAGAATTAGTACACTAAGTGCATTATTTCTGAAggataaaaatgttttgaaatcaaaacaatttagCGTCAaagcattatgggaaatgtgcTTGACTTTGGAGATTCCATTGCCACTCATACATAATGGCATCAATTATTTAAACTAAAACACTAAGAATATGCATCTATGTTCACATCGAAACAACCACAAGACCTAAGGATGGTGACACTCAACTGGGAGGTGTTTCATGCTCTTGTTGGACAGGCGGACTGGGTGGTGCAGGATGGCATAGTTCGTATCTAATGAGGTGAGGCATTTGTGAGCATGGGGGCTGGGAAAACAAGGGCTGCAGCGGAATACTTCAAGTTTTGTGAGGGGAGGGAGTAGAAAGTGTAATGTATTACATATTTTAAAGTGTCATTATCGACACAGAGAAAATATCGCAAAGGAGAACACGTGATGGGAGTTTTGGGGAAAAAGGTTGTATCAAAATATTTACTGACCGTGTTCTTGGGGTCAAGGGGGTTGAGTCGTACCATTTGACGCTCATGGACGAAGGAGACGAACTGTCACCCCACTGTTGCCATCTATGGAAGTGGCGGGGGAGTGTTTGGGGGTGGGGTTTTGCACTTTTTCCTGCCACTATCATACTCACATTGATCAATT of Stigmatopora argus isolate UIUO_Sarg chromosome 5, RoL_Sarg_1.0, whole genome shotgun sequence contains these proteins:
- the LOC144074855 gene encoding transcription factor Atoh1-like, which codes for MDVLSVADWCQGAKGASCESDPRDWLAPGQTSAACDTRDSSTDYLEHSPYSSTGSYNESDSPGSVGQVSPPSLRKSGNGSLKVRDLCRLKGLVVTGVEQDASTRQRAPSSKAGNGVQRQRRVAANARERRRMHGLNHAFDALRNVIPALDNDKKLSKYETLQMAQIYINALSELLEEPPSSSTSNPSNSDPMPAPTAGFDCGVPRSPPQPRIHCAEGQLAAHIDAISLRAAFDEPSFPTLQVEDNMGSPAATGAEGPVDSPRSDGEFSPQSHFSDSDEMIVEEDEIHAASF